The genomic window TTGCTCCTCGAAATCACCAAAGCACTAATGGATAGATCAACTCCGGCATTGGTCATGTTTAACCCGCTTTCTATCGATTGTTTGTAACCATATTCAGCATAAGACGGGATACCCAATAACTGGTTTTTCTCTCCCTTGTTGTAAAAATCAACCGATACATGCAAACGGTTTTTAAGCATGGCCACATCTGCACCGATATTTAACTGGTCTGAATAGGCCCATGGCACACCGTAACCTACCCAACCGAATGAATATGGTCTGGTTAATACACCGATTGCATTATAACCCGGAACGGTCAAATTTCCGGTGTAACCAACAGATGCGGTATACTGAGGCCCTTGCGCGTAGTTATCGAAAGTAAAAGCCCTGCCCAAACGGCCGATACTAGCACGTAACACCAGGTCGTCGATAAATTTTTCATCTTTTAACAGCTCGTTCTTAATATTCCACGCTGCCGAAACAGTAGGCGAATAAAACCAGCGTTTGGTTGGTTGTGCATTTGATGAACCATCAGCACGCAAAATCCCGGTTATGAAGTATTTATCATTGTACGAATAATTTACTTTACCATATACCGATAAAAGGTTATCAGCCGTTTTGTCAAGAAAACGATAGGTTAACTCCCTTGGGAAAGCCGTTGGTACTAGGTAATTAGGATTATCGGTTCCATCATCATTTTTAGGTTTAGAGTCCAATAAGTTGATTTTGATATAATCGTTGGCTCCTTTATAGGCGTAAGCGTTACTGTACTTATAAATATCCCATATCATTGATTGGCCCAGTTCGAAATGGAAATCGTGAACATTTTTAATGCTTAAATCGTATGTTGCTTTATTATCCAGCATTAAGCGCTGGTTAAAACCATAGTAATTTGATGCATAACTATTGCCCTGTAATAAGGTTTTGGCATAAAAAATATCCCTGTAACCCTCGTTATAATCGACATTGAATGAAGAGCTTAATTTAAATTTACCCAAAGTTGCTACCAACCTGGCAAAACCCTGTATACTATTGGTTTTATTGTCATCGAAGCCTTTACTGTATTCGTTTAAATAACTGGAGTAATAATCTTTATTTGGTGCCAGTGGAGCACTTAGGTCAGGAAAATAGTTAATCTGCGCAAATCTGTCTCTTAAACTTCTGTTTCTATCGCGGTTTAAGCGGTTACCGTTTATCATTGCCGAGAACAGCAGCCATTTTACAGGTTTCATGTTTATGTTGAACATTGCACTGTAGCGATCGATCCCTGTTCCATCAGCCACACCCTGGCTCTTGGTATTCCCTAAAGAAAACCTGAAACTAGCACGATCAGAGCCGCCGGTTAAACCCAGATTTATACCATAAATAAGTGCATTTTTATAATACAGATCAGTCCAGTTGGATTTACCGCTATATACGTTATTCAACGAATCGCTTAAATACACCGGATAGGCCTCATCATCCGAATATCTGCCGTTTGTAGTATATACATCGTAAAAGCGCTGTCTGAATTCGTTTTCATATTTACCATTAATGGTATTTACGGTAGGTTTTTGTACCATACCTATATAAGAATTGAAACTGATACCACGCGAAACACCATCAGGTGCTTTTGTTTTAATTACGATTACCCCATTAACACCCTTGGGGCCATAAACTGCTGCACTGGCCAAATCGCTTAACACTTCTACCGATGCAATATTATTGATATCAATGGTGGTTAATAAATTGGTAGCAGGACCAATCCTGTTAAAATCGTACTGCTGGATATCAAAAGCAAAAGGATGCTCGCCAATCAAAGGTATACCATCCAGCACCACCAATGGCTGCGATGCGTATACGTCTTTTTTAGAGAGCAGTGGCATTGCAGCTCCTCTTAAAAACATGTTCTGAATAGAACCTGGTTCGCCTGAGGATTCCTGAACATAAAGACCAGCAAAGTTGCCCTTTAAATTTTGCTGTAATGAAATAGCAGGGAAGAGTGATAAATCTCTGGTGTCTTTTTGTACACCACCAGCCAATTTGTTGTAAAGTGTTTTTTTCCTGATCTGTTCAAGACTATCTTTTCGCAAAGAATCTTTAGCGGATACGATCTTAATTTTCGTCGTATCCTGAAGGATCAAATAATTAATCGTTAGGCCTTTATGAAGTTTTTTACCCACCGAAAAAACCGGTAAAACGTTTAACGTAAACGCGGCAAAAAAGACAAGGCACGCCCATAAGTATCGCATAGTTTAATGGATCTTTAATTGGTAAAAAAAATGATTTCTAAAACTTATTTTTTAGGAAACGGCAAGGTATGTTCTAGGTTAAAGAGACAGGTACTTCGGTAGTAATAGTTAGGAGTTCTCATAAAATTTAGTATTTGGTTAACTCAAATATATACTATACTAAAACGTTTTAATAACAAATTGTCATTTTTATGAAATTTTTATAAAACACTACAATAATATTTAATTCTATTAAAATAATTGTCAAATAGACAGGTAAAAAATAAATATTATAAGAATATCTTAAAAAATTAACATCCTATAGAACAGTCTATAACGATACTTTTAGCTGATAATAACAATAAATCGAACAATTTTATGTTGCTATTTTCTTAAAGTACTTAAACGTTTTAGTAAAAACATGAAATATCTCCAAAGCAGTAATGATTAAACCGACAAAGATTGTTTAGGCATGAGGATAATCCTTTACCATATTATATATTATAACATTAGCTTGGATATAGTGGTATTTTATATTATAAAACAGAAAGGTTAAAATCAATTATTTTTCTGTGGCCACCCGATAAGTAGGATCTTCTATAATGTTTACTGCTATAATCTGATCTGCATTTTTCAGCAAGCGCTTACAGTCGTCGCTCAGGTGCTTTAATAGAAGTTTTTTATCAGCCGAACGGTAACGTTCTGTTAGTTTATTCAGCGCATCAATACCCGACATATCAAAAACACGGCTATGCTTAAAATCAATTACGATATGCTGAGGATCATGAGCCACATCAAACAGCTCATTAAAATTGGCGATAGATCCAAAAAACAAGGGGCCGAATATTTCGTAGGTTTTTACACCACTGGCATCGATATGTTTACTGGCACGTATCCGTTTAGAACTTTCCCAAGCGAAAACAAGTGCCGAAATAATTACACCTATTAATACCGCAAGGGCCAGGTTATGCAGCCAAACTGTAATTACAGCCACCAGAATCCCAATGATAATATCCTGCGAAGGCATTTTATTAATCACTTTAAAGCTCATCCATTCAAAGGTGCCAATGGCTACCATCATCATTACGCCAACCAAAGCCGCCATAGGTACGCGATCTATTACCGGAGCGCCTACCAAAATAATAACCAATATAGTTAAGGCAGCAATAATGCCCGATAACCTAGCCCTGGCACCTGCAGAGAGGTTAACCAGTGTTTGGGCAATCATTGGGCAGCCGCCCATACCCGTAAAAAAGCCGTTTGCAATATTGGCAATTCCTTGAGCAATACTCTCTCTGTTCCTATCTCCTTTGGTTTCTGTAATTTCATCGACCAGGTTCAAGGTAAGTAGACCTTCGGTTAGGCCCACACCTGCCATAATAAGTGAATAGGGAAAAATGATCCTTAGCATATCAAGATTCAACGGCACTTTCGGAATATGAAACGGAGGAAACCCTCCATTTACGGAAGCAATATGCTTAACCAGTTTGGTATCAATTCCAAAACATAAAACGATCAGAAAAACCACAATAATAGCCACCAATGATGATGGAATGGCCTTGGTTATTTTAGGGAGAATGATCACTATTGCAACGGTGAGTAATACCAAAGCCAACATGATATATAAAGGAGTACCGCTCAACCATTCTACTCTGCCGTTAACAAGGGTTTTGAACTGTTCCAGCTGCGACATGAAAATAATAACCGCCAAACCGTTAACAAAGCCAAACATTACGGGCTGCGGAACCAGCCTGACAAATTTCCCAAGCCTAAACAGCCCAACTATAATCTGGATTACACCTGCTAAAGCCACTGCCGCAAAAACATATTCTATACCTTGGGTTTTCATTAAGGCGATGAGCACAATCACTGTTGCACCTGCCCCACCCGAAACCAAACCTGGCCTGCCACCCAAAACAGCCGTAACCAACCCCATAATGAAGGCGGCGTATAAACCTGTTAAAGGAGGGAAACCTGCAAGAATAGCAAATGATAAGGATTCGGGGATCATCGTCATGGCCACCGTTAAACCCGCAAGAATTTCAGTTTTATAATTTATTTTCTTAGAAAAATCGAAAAGTTGCAGGTAAGGTTTCATCATTTAAATTATTAGCAGTTGCAAATATCTAAATTATGGGAACATTAGGGCTATAATAAACTAGGTGCGCTCAATAAGTTCTGTAAACTGCGGTTCATCTTTGAAAGAATAACATTTTTTATCATGATCTGCATTCCCCAGAGTTGGGTTGATTCGGTGCTGAAAATTACTGCCCCAGATTTCTAAAGCCTTAAAAACATCAGTCAGCTTTTTCCCCGATTCGGTAAAGGAGTATTCTACCTTGGGTGGAACAACAGGATAGATTTTTCGCTCAACGATCTGGTCTTCTTCCAACTCCCTTAACTGCTGTGTGAGCATCTTTTCGGTTATACCTGCAACACTACGGTGAAGTTCACCATACCTTTTCGGACCAGATAAAAGCCTGTTTAAAATAGTCAACTTCCATTTACCACCTATTACATTTAGCGCCGCTTCCATCGAACAGGTATACTCGGCTTGTCTTTTTTTTGTCATATAAAAAATTGATGCAGGGATTTAAAGAATCTGGGGGCATTTCGTACAAAAAAAGTGCGTACCGAACCAAAAGGTACATACTTGATGATCGATGTAATTAGCCGTCTCTTTGATGTATTAAAACATAAAGATAATGAAAAAATTAGAAGGAAAAACCGCAATCATTACAGGTGGAAACAGCGGTATAGGTTTTGCAACAGCGCAAGAATTTTTAGCTCAGGGCGCCAAAGTGATCATCACCGGAAGAAATGAACAATCGGTAAAAGATACCATTGCCCAACTTGGCGAAAATGCATATGGAATTATCTCGGACAGCGCTTATATGGAAGAAATTACAAAACTGGCCGATCAGGTAAAAACCATAAGTCCGACTTTAGATATTGTAGTGATTAATGCTGGTATTGGAAAATTTAATACGTTAGCGCATATGACTGAAGCGATGTTTGATGAGATTATGAACATCAACTTTAAAGGCGCCTATTTTAGTTTACAGCAATTGCTGCCATTAGTTAATCAAGGTGGGTCAATTATTTTAAATAATTCGATAAATGCACACATCGAAATGGCAGGTGCAACAGTCTACGCAGCAAGTAAAGCCGCCTTGTTAACTTTGGCCAAAAATCTTTCTGCTGAACTAACATCAAGAAAAATAAGGGTAAATGCGATTAGCCCTGGTCCTGTTGGCACACCATTGCACAGTTCGGAAAAATTAGGCTTAAGCGACGAGGATTTACAGCAAATGGGCGAAAGCCTGGTGAAACAGATACCAATTGGCAGATTCGGACAGGCTGAAGAAATTGCCAAAACAATCGCTTTCTTTGCTTCGGATGATTCATCGTTCATTTTAGGATCAGAACTTATTGCCGATGGTGGTATGTATAATTTATAATCTTAAAACTTTAAACCAGAGCGCCATAAACCGCTTTGGTTTAAAGTTAGGTTAAATGATGGATTAGTCTGAAGACTATTGTCCAATAAAAATGCCTTTGTGCGCTTCGTGCCTTGGTGGTTATTGGATGGAAAATGTAAGCCGGATGATGGAATTAATTCTGCGCTCATCTTCTAGATCTGCTGGACAAAGACAAATAAATAACTAAAAACGGATTGCCAATCCATAGTACTTGGTCTGGATTGCAAATCCAGACCAACCGTAAAGGCTAGAAAACTAACTCGGGATAACTTTTTTGCGTTTAAGTTCGTCAAACAGATCAAAAAACATTTTTTCAGTATTGATATACTCATGGAAGCCTAATCGTCTTGCTTTTGTACCGTCTGAGAAGAAATCGTAATCCCAGGAAAAAACAAAATCGCCAAAGGCCCATGAAGATACTTCGTCATAACTGTGTTTGGCCAGGTTATGTTTTTCTTGCAGCTGTGTCCATAAAGCCGATTTATCAGCCATTACGGTTTGCAAAGGCATTTGAAGTGGAGGGGCAGTATCCATTTTAAAATAAGCTGCAATTTTAGGCCAAAGATCGTTCCATCGGACCAAATCACCATTGGTTATATTAAAGGCTTGATTGGCACATGCCGGGTTGGTGGCCGCCCATACCGTTGCTTTTGCCAATAATCCAGCATCTGTAATGTCTAAAAGCTTATCATATGCCCCTAATTTACCAGGAAAACGCAAAGGCAAACCCATTTCTTTCGATATGGATGCATAAACTGCAATTACAGAAACCAAATTCATTGGATTGCCCAATGTGGTGCCCGCAACTACAGATGGCCGGAGCGCAGACCAATTCCACTTTTTACCTTTTTGCTGTGCCTCAAGAAACTGTTGCTGATCTACATTAAATTCTGGCGGCATATGTCCACCATCACTTTCTTTTGCTGGTGTTTTAAAAGGACCGTAATGTGCCCCGTATACTTTATAGCCCTGCATTAAACTGATGTGCTGTAAGTCTTTTGCAATATCTTCAATGGCATTAACCACATTTACAAGCATCGTTAAATTAGGTGCTACCAACTCCGTCCATGTAGGCTTATCCTGATATGCGGCATAAAAAATATGTGTTACTTTAGTTAAGAGGCTCAATTGCTTCTTACTGTCCTCTGGGTCCAGCAGGTCTACAGAAATATACCTCGTTTTATCTTTATCCAGCCCACCCCGACGCGATAAACCGATAATATCCCAATCTCCAAGATTTTCTAAGTGGCTGATTAAATTACTGCCAATTACCCCATTTGCACCCACAACCAATGCTGTTTTACTGTTATTCATTTCTTTCAATTTAAATTGATTCACATAAAATAAAGATCCTGACAAACCACAGATATGTTTTTGTAAAATAGTATGATAGATTTGTATAAATCTATCATGAAGCGATACGTCCAATTTCAACCTATTGTTATTTCAGAATTTGAAGTAAGCAAGTGGCAGCACCCTTTACATCGGCACAACCATTATGAACTGATTTACATTAAAAATGGATCTGGCCAGCATATCATTAACGAAATCTCCATTACTTACGAAAAAGGAAATCTCTTCTTAATTGGTCCGGATGATGACCATCGTTTCGAAATTGAAGAAAAAACACATTTCATTTATATCAAGTTTACCGATATATTCATCCATCAGAAGGAGGTTAACCCAACAAACTTGCAACACCTGGAATATCTGATCAAAAGCCGTGAAACGCATTTTCTAGCTTTTAACTTTACTGCCGATGATCAGTTGATCATTGAAAACATCATTGCGCTCACCCTATCACTCAACATAAACATGTTGCCAAATGAAGCTTTAATCTG from Flavobacterium sp. W4I14 includes these protein-coding regions:
- a CDS encoding TonB-linked SusC/RagA family outer membrane protein (product_source=TIGR04056; cath_funfam=2.170.130.10; ko=KO:K21573; pfam=PF07715; superfamily=56935; tigrfam=TIGR04056; transmembrane_helix_parts=Inside_1_2,TMhelix_3_25,Outside_26_1004), with amino-acid sequence MRYLWACLVFFAAFTLNVLPVFSVGKKLHKGLTINYLILQDTTKIKIVSAKDSLRKDSLEQIRKKTLYNKLAGGVQKDTRDLSLFPAISLQQNLKGNFAGLYVQESSGEPGSIQNMFLRGAAMPLLSKKDVYASQPLVVLDGIPLIGEHPFAFDIQQYDFNRIGPATNLLTTIDINNIASVEVLSDLASAAVYGPKGVNGVIVIKTKAPDGVSRGISFNSYIGMVQKPTVNTINGKYENEFRQRFYDVYTTNGRYSDDEAYPVYLSDSLNNVYSGKSNWTDLYYKNALIYGINLGLTGGSDRASFRFSLGNTKSQGVADGTGIDRYSAMFNINMKPVKWLLFSAMINGNRLNRDRNRSLRDRFAQINYFPDLSAPLAPNKDYYSSYLNEYSKGFDDNKTNSIQGFARLVATLGKFKLSSSFNVDYNEGYRDIFYAKTLLQGNSYASNYYGFNQRLMLDNKATYDLSIKNVHDFHFELGQSMIWDIYKYSNAYAYKGANDYIKINLLDSKPKNDDGTDNPNYLVPTAFPRELTYRFLDKTADNLLSVYGKVNYSYNDKYFITGILRADGSSNAQPTKRWFYSPTVSAAWNIKNELLKDEKFIDDLVLRASIGRLGRAFTFDNYAQGPQYTASVGYTGNLTVPGYNAIGVLTRPYSFGWVGYGVPWAYSDQLNIGADVAMLKNRLHVSVDFYNKGEKNQLLGIPSYAEYGYKQSIESGLNMTNAGVDLSISALVISRSKFSWNSSLNLNHNSNNLTALPRGLDQIIVGNRFLKVGEPVDQYWLFENDGIYTANSQVPIVNGQPLKYNGTPLKAGDPKWKDQNGDNIIDEKDKVLKGHSLPVLAGGFDNSFKYGNWSLNTNLYFNLGRKIINEEMAARFDFVNHEGNTDVASVKEITFWEKRGDYSKYPLYNPWSTVIPYRTDQDLFLENGSFLKLRSVSVGYDFGSFLKRKNIKISKIFLYGSVNNVFVITKYTGQDPELVGYDGIDTGYGQPIPRTYTLGVKMEL
- a CDS encoding SulP family sulfate permease (product_source=KO:K03321; cath_funfam=3.30.750.24; cog=COG0659; ko=KO:K03321; pfam=PF00916,PF01740; superfamily=52091; transmembrane_helix_parts=Inside_1_20,TMhelix_21_43,Outside_44_46,TMhelix_47_66,Inside_67_67,TMhelix_68_85,Outside_86_89,TMhelix_90_112,Inside_113_118,TMhelix_119_138,Outside_139_152,TMhelix_153_175,Inside_176_181,TMhelix_182_204,Outside_205_233,TMhelix_234_256,Inside_257_275,TMhelix_276_298,Outside_299_307,TMhelix_308_327,Inside_328_333,TMhelix_334_353,Outside_354_362,TMhelix_363_397,Inside_398_512) codes for the protein MMKPYLQLFDFSKKINYKTEILAGLTVAMTMIPESLSFAILAGFPPLTGLYAAFIMGLVTAVLGGRPGLVSGGAGATVIVLIALMKTQGIEYVFAAVALAGVIQIIVGLFRLGKFVRLVPQPVMFGFVNGLAVIIFMSQLEQFKTLVNGRVEWLSGTPLYIMLALVLLTVAIVIILPKITKAIPSSLVAIIVVFLIVLCFGIDTKLVKHIASVNGGFPPFHIPKVPLNLDMLRIIFPYSLIMAGVGLTEGLLTLNLVDEITETKGDRNRESIAQGIANIANGFFTGMGGCPMIAQTLVNLSAGARARLSGIIAALTILVIILVGAPVIDRVPMAALVGVMMMVAIGTFEWMSFKVINKMPSQDIIIGILVAVITVWLHNLALAVLIGVIISALVFAWESSKRIRASKHIDASGVKTYEIFGPLFFGSIANFNELFDVAHDPQHIVIDFKHSRVFDMSGIDALNKLTERYRSADKKLLLKHLSDDCKRLLKNADQIIAVNIIEDPTYRVATEK
- a CDS encoding DNA-binding HxlR family transcriptional regulator (product_source=COG1733; cath_funfam=1.10.10.10; cog=COG1733; pfam=PF01638; superfamily=46785); its protein translation is MTKKRQAEYTCSMEAALNVIGGKWKLTILNRLLSGPKRYGELHRSVAGITEKMLTQQLRELEEDQIVERKIYPVVPPKVEYSFTESGKKLTDVFKALEIWGSNFQHRINPTLGNADHDKKCYSFKDEPQFTELIERT
- a CDS encoding NAD(P)-dependent dehydrogenase (short-subunit alcohol dehydrogenase family) (product_source=COG1028; cath_funfam=3.40.50.720; cog=COG1028; pfam=PF13561; superfamily=51735), which produces MKKLEGKTAIITGGNSGIGFATAQEFLAQGAKVIITGRNEQSVKDTIAQLGENAYGIISDSAYMEEITKLADQVKTISPTLDIVVINAGIGKFNTLAHMTEAMFDEIMNINFKGAYFSLQQLLPLVNQGGSIILNNSINAHIEMAGATVYAASKAALLTLAKNLSAELTSRKIRVNAISPGPVGTPLHSSEKLGLSDEDLQQMGESLVKQIPIGRFGQAEEIAKTIAFFASDDSSFILGSELIADGGMYNL
- a CDS encoding nucleoside-diphosphate-sugar epimerase (product_source=COG0451; cath_funfam=3.40.50.720; cog=COG0451; pfam=PF01370; superfamily=51735), with amino-acid sequence MNNSKTALVVGANGVIGSNLISHLENLGDWDIIGLSRRGGLDKDKTRYISVDLLDPEDSKKQLSLLTKVTHIFYAAYQDKPTWTELVAPNLTMLVNVVNAIEDIAKDLQHISLMQGYKVYGAHYGPFKTPAKESDGGHMPPEFNVDQQQFLEAQQKGKKWNWSALRPSVVAGTTLGNPMNLVSVIAVYASISKEMGLPLRFPGKLGAYDKLLDITDAGLLAKATVWAATNPACANQAFNITNGDLVRWNDLWPKIAAYFKMDTAPPLQMPLQTVMADKSALWTQLQEKHNLAKHSYDEVSSWAFGDFVFSWDYDFFSDGTKARRLGFHEYINTEKMFFDLFDELKRKKVIPS
- a CDS encoding AraC family L-rhamnose operon regulatory protein RhaS (product_source=KO:K02855; cath_funfam=1.10.10.60; cog=COG2207; ko=KO:K02855; pfam=PF02311; smart=SM00342; superfamily=46689,51215), which codes for MIDLYKSIMKRYVQFQPIVISEFEVSKWQHPLHRHNHYELIYIKNGSGQHIINEISITYEKGNLFLIGPDDDHRFEIEEKTHFIYIKFTDIFIHQKEVNPTNLQHLEYLIKSRETHFLAFNFTADDQLIIENIIALTLSLNINMLPNEALIWTQILMLSTIMQRNMPEIKSSVQRSKDIQAIFCYLHKYIYQPKNLKANVMATHFNLSEDYIGPYFKRNTGITLRQYIHNYRQNLIQQRIESGRFGLKQIAVEFGLVDESHVSKLMRKV